The window GATGAAAAAGTATATTAATGCAATCGTGATTATTTTAGGCGTTATATTGATCGATCAATTATCGAAATTATTCATCCAACGGAGTATGGAACTTGGTGATTCAATTAAAGTAATAGAAGATTTATTTTACATTACATCGCATAGAAACTCAGGTGCTGCATGGGGTATGTTAGAAGGCCAAATGATTTTCTTCTATATTATGACGGTGATTGTATTAGGATTACTCGTGTATTTGTTTATGTATGAAGCACATAGCCGACTAATGCAATACGGAATTGCACTCATTATTGGTGGAGCAATTGGAAACTTTATTGATCGTGTATTATATCAACATGTTATAGACTTTATTGATGTCTATATTGGAACATATGATTTTCCCATATTTAATGTTGCCGATAGTGCGTTGACCATTGGAGTAATATTATTGTTTATTCATATGATGAAAGATTTTATATCAGACAAAAAAGAACAGAAAATGAAAACAAAGTAGGAGATATTATGCAACAACAATTTGAATTTCATATCGAAGAAGAATCTGGCCGTATTGATAAATATTTGACAGAGCAAAATAGTGACTGGTCAAGGTCTCAAATCCAAGATTGGATCAAGCTTGGCTTAGTGACTGTGAATGACAAACCAATTAAACCGAATTATCAAGTCAGTAACGGTGATTATATTGTAGTCACTGAAAAAGAACAGCAAAAAATTGATTTAACCCCTGAAAATTTAAATTTAAATATTGTTTATGAAGATGATGATGTGGCTGTAGTGTATAAACCGAAAGGTATGGTTGTTCATCCTGCACCAGGCCATCCAACGAAGACGTTAGTTCATGGTCTATTGTATCAGTTGAAAAATTTATCGGGGATTAATGGTGAAATAAGACCTGGTATTGTTCATCGAATTGATATGGATACTTCTGGACTATTGATGGTTGCTAAAAATGATATTGCACATAGAGCATTAGTTGAACAACTTGTAGACAAATCAGTGACTCGGGTCTATACGGCACTTGTTCATGGTGTAATACCACACAATAATGGAACGATTGAAGCGCCTATTGGTCGTAATCCGAAAGAGCGACAAGAAATGGCAATTGTGGATGATGGTAAAGAAGCGACAACACATTTCAATGTTTTGAAGCGTTATGAAAATTATACACTCGTTGAATGTATATTAGAAACGGGTAGGACACATCAAATTCGTGTTCATATGAAGTATATTGGATATCCACTTGTCGGAGATCCAAAGTATGGTCCGAAGAAGACGATGGATACGGGTGGACAAATGTTACATGCAGGAGTAATTGGTTTTAATCATCCGACAAAGAATGAATATATGGAATTTGAATCACCACTACCAGATGCATTCGAATCCGTATTAAAAAAATTACGTCCAATGACTTGATGAAATGTTATGCCAATGATATGATGTATATAATTAAATAGAACATGCTTTAACTATGTCCTGTGAGACATAAAAGATGAATGAGTAGATATCATAAGTGCGAGACACGTATATGTATATCACTGTAATTTTTTATGGGTTTTAACCACCTCTACTAGGCATAGTAGAGGTGGTTTTTTTGTATTACACTTATAAGGAGGTTCTAAAGATGACGATTAGTAAGGTACTTGATGAAAAGCAAATGATGCGTGCTTTAACACGTATGTCTCATGAAATTTTAGAAAATAATAAGGGCACTCAAGATTTAATACTTGTCGGAATTAAGACACGTGGTGAATATTTAGCTACATTCATTCAACAGAAAATTGAACAGATTGAAGGGATAGCTGTTCCAATTGAGCATATTGATATTTCAGGATATCGTGATGATATAGACGAAAAAACACGTGAAGTTTATTTAAAATTGAATATTGACCATCAACACGTCATATTAATTGATGATGTATTGTATACAGGTAGAACAGTTAGAGCTGCGATGGACGCATTGTTAGATCATGGTCGCCCAAAGAAGATATCACTCGCAACATTGATTGACCGAGGACATCGTGAACTACCAATCCGTGCTGATTTCGTTGGGAAGAATATTCCAACATCCAAAGAGGAATCTATACATGTCTACGTGAAGGAAATCGATGATTTAAACGAAGTTTCGATTTCTAAAGGGATAGATAAATAATTAGTACTACAATACAAACGAAATTAATATCGTGTACTTTCACTTTATTAGTTTCAATATTAATAAAGTGATTTTTTTATGAGGTGAATGAGATGTTTAATAATAAGTTAACGCCAATTTATGATGTTCATGAGCGACCTGCTTTTACTAATCTATTACTATTAAGTTTTCAACATTTATTCGCAATGTTTGGGGCGACGGTTCTCGTACCATATTTAACTGGATTACCTGTTAGCGCTGCACTTATTGGTAGTGGGGTAGGTACTTTACTTTATATATTTGTAACGAAAGGTCAAATTCCAGCATACTTAGGTTCATCATTCGCATTTATCGCTACAATCATTGCGGCACTGAAAGGATATGAATTAGGATCGGTATTGATTGCATTATTTGCGTCTGGGTTGTTTTATGTTGTAATCGCAATGATAATAAAATTTATTGGTGTTCAATGGATTTTTAAAGTGTTACCACCTGTCGTAGTTGGACCGGTGATTATGGTCATTGGATTAGGTTTAGCACCTGTTGCAGTCAATATGGCGATGTATGAAGACTCTAATGCGATGACAGGGTACAACATGACATATATTATTGTCGCAATGATTACGCTGCTTACGACTTTAATTTGTTCGGTATATTTTAAAGGAATCGTTAGACTCATTCCAGTACTGATCGGAATCATTGTCGGATATATGAGTGCAATTATATTTGGAATTGTTGATTTTGACCCAGTGATACAAGCGAAATGGTTCGATTGGCCGGATATTTATGTACCGTTTTTATCTTATACGCCAACGATTGATTTAGGGCTCATTGTGATGATCATCCCTATTACATTTGTAACAATTTCTGAGCATATCGGTCATCAAATGGTGATTAATCAAGTGGTCGGTCGTGACTTTTTCGTCAAGCCAGGATTACATCGTTCACTACTCGGTGATGGACTGGCGACA of the Abyssicoccus albus genome contains:
- the lspA gene encoding signal peptidase II — its product is MMKKYINAIVIILGVILIDQLSKLFIQRSMELGDSIKVIEDLFYITSHRNSGAAWGMLEGQMIFFYIMTVIVLGLLVYLFMYEAHSRLMQYGIALIIGGAIGNFIDRVLYQHVIDFIDVYIGTYDFPIFNVADSALTIGVILLFIHMMKDFISDKKEQKMKTK
- a CDS encoding RluA family pseudouridine synthase, with protein sequence MQQQFEFHIEEESGRIDKYLTEQNSDWSRSQIQDWIKLGLVTVNDKPIKPNYQVSNGDYIVVTEKEQQKIDLTPENLNLNIVYEDDDVAVVYKPKGMVVHPAPGHPTKTLVHGLLYQLKNLSGINGEIRPGIVHRIDMDTSGLLMVAKNDIAHRALVEQLVDKSVTRVYTALVHGVIPHNNGTIEAPIGRNPKERQEMAIVDDGKEATTHFNVLKRYENYTLVECILETGRTHQIRVHMKYIGYPLVGDPKYGPKKTMDTGGQMLHAGVIGFNHPTKNEYMEFESPLPDAFESVLKKLRPMT
- the pyrR gene encoding bifunctional pyr operon transcriptional regulator/uracil phosphoribosyltransferase PyrR; this encodes MTISKVLDEKQMMRALTRMSHEILENNKGTQDLILVGIKTRGEYLATFIQQKIEQIEGIAVPIEHIDISGYRDDIDEKTREVYLKLNIDHQHVILIDDVLYTGRTVRAAMDALLDHGRPKKISLATLIDRGHRELPIRADFVGKNIPTSKEESIHVYVKEIDDLNEVSISKGIDK
- a CDS encoding solute carrier family 23 protein, producing the protein MFNNKLTPIYDVHERPAFTNLLLLSFQHLFAMFGATVLVPYLTGLPVSAALIGSGVGTLLYIFVTKGQIPAYLGSSFAFIATIIAALKGYELGSVLIALFASGLFYVVIAMIIKFIGVQWIFKVLPPVVVGPVIMVIGLGLAPVAVNMAMYEDSNAMTGYNMTYIIVAMITLLTTLICSVYFKGIVRLIPVLIGIIVGYMSAIIFGIVDFDPVIQAKWFDWPDIYVPFLSYTPTIDLGLIVMIIPITFVTISEHIGHQMVINQVVGRDFFVKPGLHRSLLGDGLATMFASIIGAPPNTTYGENIGVLAITRIFSIFVIGGAAILAISLAFIGKFTALISTIPTPVMGGVSILLFGIIASSGLKMLVDERIDLNDKRNLMITSVILVLGIGKAYLDFSLGEIHLNIEGMALAATVGIVMNLILPKTVGEDSNE